The following is a genomic window from Globicephala melas chromosome 6, mGloMel1.2, whole genome shotgun sequence.
GGATGATCTGCAGTGTGGGCAGGTGGCCGTGCTCTGGGCCCACCACGGGCCCTCAGCCAGCCCCGCTCCCCCGGAGAGGCCCGCCGAGGCCCTGGGAGCCCAGCACCCTCTCTAGATAGCAGCTGGGTCCCCGGGGTTGGGTTCGACTTCAACCAGTTATGGGGGCTTTAAACCAAATACAAACCAGAGATGGGGCCAGAGCCCGCACAAGAAGGGCCCGATCGCCTCACAGCTGCCTCCCTCGAGATTTGGCCCCTGGGGTCCACCCCTGAGGGGCTGTATTTGCCCTGAGGACAGGGCCCCTAGGGTTCCTTCCTGCTCTCAGTGCCAACCACCCCATGATGCAGGCCTGGAGGGCACACCTTCTGGTGGCCTCTGCTGTGCCTGGCCATGACCTTCTGGGAGTTCTCCAGCAGCTCCAGCTGTCTGCACAGGTTGTCCTGGTCGCCCCTGAGCTGCTCGTTCTCCTGCAGCAGCTGCATGCCTTGGCGGGATATCTTGGCCAGCTGCAGGGTCATGGTGTTGTTCTCCATGATGGCCCGCTTGGTCGTGTCCCCCATCTGGCTCGTGGCCACCTTGCGGAACTCAGTGGCCACCAGGTTCACGCGCTGGATGATCTCCTTCTTCAATCTAACGGGAAGGGCGGGAGTTAGGGAGTCGGGCAGAGTGGGTACAGGCACCTCCTGCCTACGTGCGGGTCCCCAGAGCGCCTAGATCTCTACATTCTCTCCCCCAGGAGGGGACAGGGCCACAGGCAGGAGGCTTTTTACTGTAGACCCTTTGTACCATTTTGAACTTGATcaatgtaaatattattaattattaaataagtaGAAGTTAAGTCACAAAAGGTGGCAAAAGGAAGTCCAGGGATTCTTCCACACTGGTGTGAGAACTGGGAACCGTTTCTTCCCTCCACCGTAAATCAGCCAGGGTTGTGAGCAGCAGCAGGTCGGGGCGTCAAGGAGCTAGTGCAGCCCCCCAGTTAGCAGCCGGGGCTGTCAGAGGTCTGCGGCCCGGGCTGTGCTTGGCCCCGGTAAGGGCCGGCACCGGCCTGCCCACCTGTCCGCGTCCAGCACCGACTTCTTCTCCAGAGTGTACACGTAGTCCTTGTGTTCGTTCTCCTGCTTCCGCAGCTGGTCCTCCAGCAACATGAACTTCTCCATGACCTCCTCTTTCTGCAGCCGGAACTCCTCCAGGGCTGccagcttcccccctgccccaccGCAGGGCACAGGCCTGGTGAGGGGCCGCCTCGGGGGGGCAGGGTCCCAGGGGTCTTGAGCAATGATGCCCCTAAACTTGCCGATCCAGTAGGGCCAGtcccctgtccccacacatgccaggcatggtcctgcccacctTTATGGCTTagtctggaatgctcttctccaCTAGTCTTATAAAGCCTGGGGTTCAAGGAGCCTCCCTTGACACCCTCCTCTATTCCCGTCTCATGAAAGTGACAGTGACAACAGTCACTGAATTTGAACACCTTCTCTGGATCAGGCACTCATGCTGTCATTGAAACTCACAACCACCCTTgccagctgggtgaccctgggcaagacaCACCCCCTTGAAGTGCTTCCTCACCTACAAAGTGGCCGGTGGTGAAGGGATTTCCTGCCTCAGGATTGCTTGGACAGTTACCATGGAGGATACACGTGGGCAGCAGCACGTAGCTGTTGTTACTCAAGGTAGAcgtattatccccatttcccaGGTGAGAAAACAGGGTCAGAGAGAAGTGctagctcaaggtcacaaagatagtCCGTGGGAGAGCTAGGGTTAGAGACCAAAGAAGCAGAGCCTTGGATTCCCCACCCCCGTGGCGTGTGCCCCCAGGCTCGCCGGCCAGTGCCCCTCACCAAGGATGATGTTCTCAGTGGTGAGCTGGTCCTTGGTCTCCTGGAACTCGTGGCGCACCTGGGCTAGCTGTGCCTCGAAGGCGTCCTTCTCCATCTCCTTGGCCAGCTGCAGGCTTTGGAGCTGCTCGTTGAGGTTGGTGATCTCATCCACCCGCTGGTTAAGCGTGCGCCTGAGGTAGGCCACGATCTCCTTCTTGTTGTTGGCCAGCTGCTCAAACTCCTGGCGAAACAGCTTCTCCTGCACAGCCAGCTCATCCCACTTCTGCTGGTACCTGAGGCAGGTGCGGGGCAGAGGTCCAGGGAGCTGGACAAGCCAGGCCTCCATGCAGCTAGGCTGCTCCCTGGACCCTCCCATATCAGGGCATTTGAGgttccagcctcatctcccactGTGCCCCCTGATCAACGCTTGTGACCAAGCCAATGCCTGTGCTCAGCACTTTACGTTCATTACATCACTAGAATGTAAGGTCTGTGAGGGCGGAGCCTCTGTCTGTTACATTCACAGCTGTGTCCCCAACACCGAGGACAGTGCCTGGTACGCAGTAGGTACTCTGTGTTTGTTGAATCCACAACAACCTGTAAGGAAGTAGGTACTATGATgattatacccatttcacaggtgaagaaactgaggcacagagggatgAAGCACCTCTGAGTTAGTAAAGGGCAAAACCAGAACTTGAACCCAAGTCAGTCTGACCCCAAAGTCGAGGCTCTCGACCATGATGCTTGCTGCTGGCTCTGCGCCCTCCTTAATACTTCCGGACTTTGCGATCCCAAGCCTTTGCACCTGTGATCTTCCTTACTCTCCTCCATTGAGTGAACCCCTGTGTTGTTGCCTCAGTGGAGTCTTCTTGGCCCTTAGCAGCATTTGTGGCCCTTTCTTTGGTGCCCTCCTGTAGGTTGACCCTTGTCCCACTGGGAAGTCAAGAACTGACCTCCTCCATCTCTGTATTTTGGTGGCCTGGCAAATAATAAGTACGCAATAGACATCTCCCAAATACATTCCATCTGGTGTCTCAGCTCGAGGGAAGCTTGTGCAAAATTTTTAAGAGTATCACGTAAACAATTTTTTGGTTTCCAAAGGAATAATTGATAGAAGTTATTTGGAAAGATGTTTTACTTCACAATTGACTCaaccagcatcttttttttttttttaagccgcactgcgcggcttgcaggatcttagttccctgaccagggattgagcacgcgccctcggcagtggaagtgcagagtcctaacctctggactgccagggaattcccacaaccAACATCTTTTGTATGGCTACTGCACACAGGGCAGTGCAGGGTACAAAGCTGAATGACCTGATCTGTGGAGCAAGGAGGCAGCCTGGTGTGGTGAAGTCAGGGGCCAGGGTTCACATTCTGGAGCCTCTTCTTTGGGGTGCCTtcctctccctgagcctcagtctccccacctcTATAATGGGGATGACATGAGGGCCTCTCTCGTGGGACCATTTTAAGGACGCGGTGAGCGCCAGCACAGGAGGGTCTCAACATCAGCTGTGAGTACCTGCAACATCACCTGGGGAAGACCCTCTGCCTACTTGTCACCAAAGGGGTGTGTCTTTTAAGGGTCACCCTGAGACTGGGCTAGTGCATCATAACTGAGAGGAAACCagtgtaaaaataagaaaagtgggCAAGTGAACGTGTCTCAGAAGAGTTAGAGAATCCCCCCTGCACCCACCACCACCCATGTCTCACAACCCTCCTCATTtacatttggggaaactgaggcccagcatgGACAAGTGGGCTTAGCAGCTGGGGAAGCCGGTGGGGCCCACAGATCAGGGAATCATGGcacaggctggggggagggggcaggcagaAGGAGGGACACGTGGTCACGTGCCTGCCAGGGGGCTGCCatttccaattcatcccactgaTTGAACTCTGCCACCCTATAAAATGCATGGTCCCACTGGGCAGCAGTGAGACACGAGGGAGTGGTGCTTGCCTGGGGTGGGCTCGCTCTGAGACCCCGGAACTCTGGGGGCTGAGATGGAGCGGGAAAATCCATTTTGCCTCAAAGTGTTACccaggaggaaactgagcctgGGGTAGGATGGGGTCTGGACATCCCATGGGAGTCCAGGACATAGGTCTAGGACCCCCTGGCTGAGCCTGCACAGCGGCCAGCTCTGACCTAGCAGGACCACCCTACCCGCCCACCCACCGGGCCAGCCTGTCCTCCAGGTCGCGGATCTGGATGTGGTAGAACTCCCGGATCTCCTCGCCTATGGGCATTTCCATGGGCTTGTTGGCCAGGCTGGGATCCTTCTTCCCACCCTTCTTCTTCTTGACCTCGGGTTCCTTGGCCCCCTTGCCTGCCTTCTTTTTGGGAGCCATGGCTGGGTGGCAACCACTACTCCAGGGCCCCTTTAAGAGGCCAGGTGGTTGCTAAGGAAGTTGGTCCCATACATAGCAACAAGCTGAGGCTGTGAGGCAAGGCTTAAAGGGACCTTCCCTCCTCCTGGCGAGGCTGGGCTTCAGAGACCAGCCTCCTGCTCCGAGGCCAACGGCGTCACAGGGGCCCTAGGCCTGGGTGTCCCAGGCCATGGCATCTCAGAGATCAGGACGCCAGGCTCACAGGACGTTCTTTTGTGGAGACCCCTCCTTCCCTCAAGTGGAAATAAGTGACATGGGAATATTAGAGCGAGTCAGGGCCCTAGAAATCACCACCCTGCCCCTTTGTGCCCATTGGGAATGGGAGGGACTTCTGCAgagctccctccacccccacctcgCTCCGGGTCAAGAAGCCCCTCCCTCTGAGCCCAGCTTGTTCATTCTTTGGCGATGCAGCTACACAGCAAAATCATTCTCTCAGTTCACCCGAAGCCGGGTGGAGAGGCAGTATGGTAAGAAATGGATGTTTTCTGTCAGAAGCTCCCACGCTGGGGTCCCAAGATGTCCCAGTCCAGAGGCTGGTTCAATTTTCCACAAAGCTCAGGGGACGTGCGCCATCTGCCCCGTGCTGACCCGGGCAAACAAAAGCCTATTCTGTAGCTCTGGTCTGGGGTGGCAGCATCCTGGGTCAGGAGGGCAGTCGGTGACTGGTTGGCAGATGCCCTAGCTGGCAGCCATGTGCCCCAACCAGGCTCTGGCCCCTTCAGGCTACTTCTCCTGGCCCTCATCTCCAGCCAGCCACGCCTGCGTGCCTGCTGTGTCCACCCAGCGCTTGTGAGCCGAGGCACTCCCTGGGACAGTGGCCGGGTCCTGTCTATCCCTGTTGTCCCAGGGCTCGGCAAAGGCTCAGCACTTAGCAAGAGATGGCTGCTGCCCCTCCCTAACAGTCGGACGGCTGGACGAGGGGCAGCTCAGTGTTACTTCAGCAACTGGGGTTGGTTTGAGCAGCCAGATCTTGTAAACAGTGGGATCCTTGGGATGGGTGCAGGAAGACGCGGAGGTGGGTGTTTGGCAGTGAGGCAGGCTGCAGCGGTGGTTGGTTAAAGCAGGCTCCGGTTCGGGTACTGTTTCTCACATCCCATGTAAGAGACATCTTACATCTTGGGCCAGTGGCCTGAGCTCACTGAGCTGTAAAATAGGGAGACCACGTTGTGGACTGAAAGTGACCTTGTATGTGAAGTACATGGTGCAGGGATCTGGCCCAGGGATGCAGTAGGTGCTTAGTAAGCGGCAGCTGCTGTTGCCATCAGCGGAGCAGGTGGGTGAAGCTCCAGCCTGCTCTGTGTGTGAGCAGCCTCTGGGATTTCCAACATCCCAGTACCCCCAGCCTGCGGTGGTCTGTCTTTCCCAGAATATCTGTTCCCTGCAGGCTGGGGCAGCCCTGGCAGGGCCGCCACACTTGTGCACGGGCTTCAGCCTTTGCACAGACTCACAACAGTGCAGCGAGTCCTGGGACTGCAGACGGGGTGACACCGAAGCCCCAGAGAGAGAGTGACCTGGCCCAGCGCCCGAGACCTGGGGCCAGCAGGGGGGCTGCCCCTCTAGCCCAAAGCAATGCCCCCAACTCCGGCTGGACACCGCCCTTCCCCCACCTGAGCAGGGCATGGGGGGCCCCAGAGGAGCCCAGCCCAGGCAAAGCTTCTCCATGGTGCCACCCCAGTGCCCTTCCTCGTCACGCCTCTCaggtttcttccttcttttacctGAAGCACATCTCAGGAGTTAGCTCTGGGTCCCCAGCCCAGTGGGACAGCATGACCAGCAGCCCCCTCGGCTGCCTGGAGCCCACAGAAGGCGTCAGCTTTGGGACCTGTACCCCCTCCTTTGTTAGCACCAGAGTCGCCCCTGGGGGTCGCCGGGGCCAGGCTTATAAGTGCACTGCACTCACATGGCAAGAGTGACCAGTAGGGCTTCCAGGCCAGCCTTCCagatggtggggtggggaaggagatgcTCCAGGTCCAAGGATATCCCTTTCTGGGGCTTGTTTGGAGAGCCTTCCCAAAGCTCCCTATTCTGGGACCCCAGACTCGTCATCTTCCCAGGGACACTTTCTCATGACTGCTTCTGTGTCCTGCTTGGGAACTGGTGTTGGTGGCCCGGAACTGCTGGAGCTGCCAGACCGCAAAGTCCGGCAGCCGCTCCGGCAGCCAGGTCTTCTGATAGGAGTGGGTACGGCGCACAAAGGCCAGCAGACTGCAGCGTCAGCCCAGGGCAGTGGCCCGTGGACTGGGGGCTCTGCCGCCTCTAGGAGGTTCTGCAGAGAGGAAGCCCAGCCCCGAGGGAGACTGCCTGAAGCCTTGTCCACCTCTATGGAGCACACAACATGAGcgattcattcattcagggtgtgtgtgtgtgtgtgtgtgtgtgatataataCCACCCACCACTAGTGTAAGCTCACGAGGACCCAGTCTCATTCGTGGCTACATCCCCAGAGCCTAGGGTGaaggctggcacatagtagacgctcagtaaatatctattaACTGAGTAAGACAGCCTGCAGCCTGGGTGGGAGTTTGGAATGGCACAGTAAAGGAGCTCGATGGACCCTCCCCGCTGCAAAACCACAATTTAATTGgtgaagattattttttaagaaagaaacaatCATTTAAAGTGTCTGGaggtaaaaataaacttatttacaaaacagaaggagtcccagatgtagaaaacaaacttatggttaccaaaggcaaaggggggagggataaattaggagattgggattaacatatacacactacgatatataaaatagataacgaatagggacttactgtatagcacagggaactctactcaatattctgtaataacctatatgggaaaagaatctaaaaaagaatggacatacatatatgaatagctgattcactttgctatacacctgaaactaacacattgtaaataaactatactccaataaaaaatttaaaaaataataaagtgtctGGAAATTGTTCTAAGGGCATACAGCAGATGCAGAAACATTTATGAAAATCTACAAAATCTCTGCAAGAATGAGTCGTGGTATTTGAGCAATGACGTACTTCGTTATCAGCTGTGATATATAGTATTACATATAACAATATGataatatgtaataataaagtatatatacatgCTTACTTTTTGCCCTGGATTTCTGGCACagggctcctaaaacccttgaaatttcctGAGTGAAAGGAGTGTCTTTTgctattcataacaagcccctttccacATACCTGAGTTTattagagggttagaactttcagcAACTACcaacatttaacatttatttatttattttggctacactggctcttagttgcggcatgtgagatcttcattgaggcatgcatgtgggatctacttccccggccagggattgaacccaggccccctgcactggggagCACAGagacttacccactggaccaccagggaagtccccagacaacCCTGTTTAAATCTAGGCTCTGCCATGTACCAACAGGGGAACCTTGGCCAAGTTCCTCTGTCTttgtgcctttgtttccccacGTGTTAGTTGGGTTAATAATGACATCTAACTCCTAGAGTTGTTGAGAAACTTCAGCAAGATACGTATAAAACACTCATGTCTGGCACATGAGTGCTCAATATACATTAACTACAATGAGAAATATTATCTATATGATTTTGATTCCGTGAAGCACTTTTAAGCCACTGATTCATTGTGTGATCGGGGCTATAAGGCAACACATCCATCCTCTCCAACACCACCCTCTCCTCAGGGGTAGCCACTATCCTGACTTTGGTATATTTATCATTCTCATGCACGTTTTTACACAGTTACATCATGGGTATCCGTAAGTATTCTACAGTACTTTTTATGAGGTTTAAAAACCTTACACATTCTGTACGTATTCTGTAACTTGTTCACTCAACATTAAGTTTTTGGGGTTTATTCATGTTGATATATGTAGGTCATGCATTTTTAACTGCCTTAAGAGTAGTCATTGACTGAATACACAACAATGTATCCATCCTctagttgatgaacatttgattgtttttttcccaGTGTGTGTGTTTACTCTTTTTCCCCAGACTTGGCCGAGAATCATAATCACACCATCAACACTGACTGAGTGCTTACCGTACTCACTGTAGGGCCAGCTCAGCACCGTTCCTCCATGGGCATCACTCACAGGAGGGGACCAAGTCCCTCATCGAGGTCTTGTGGAACGAGGCCCAGGTGGATGTGACCCAGGCCGGCCTGATGCCAAGGTCTGTGCTCCTAGTCACTCCGCCATTCTGCCTCCCAGGAACGAATGCCTGGTGTCACCGAGTGGGTGTACAGGCCCCTCAGCAGGGTCTGGCTGAGACCCACAGGCTAGACCTGAAGCTCCAGAAAGGCAGAGGGACTGGCTGCAGCTCACAGACTCTCCTGGTTTAGGATCGCCCAGTTACGGATTCAACACTCTATGCCTTGGTTTGTTGCAGAACACCCAGCCCATGCAAGAATATTTAACACTACTGGAGACTTTTTGGAGGAATGGTCTGCAGGCTCCGTTTGTGCTGTGTTACAGGAAAACCAGGACTTCTTCCAGGAGCATAAATAGGGCCATGCTTGTTTGCcactgggtggtggtggtgagggggtgGAATGGAAAGAGGCGCCAGAGACCCCGGGTCAAACGATGTCAGGAACAGTTAGAGAGACTAACGAGCCACTACCGTGGGCCCGGCGCGGACACACGGCCCCGGGGAGAAGGAGCAGACAGCACTGGCTTTGCTTTAATGTAAACTCAGTTTAGAACAATTTAGAATTGAAGAATTCTGATCTTGGATCTCACTCCAAGGCATTCTGGGTACCAGTGAGGCAACTactaatttaagaaaatgagagTCTGATGCTTTCCTGCTGGAGTGAGCTTTGTgacacgcgggatcttagttccccgaccagggatcaaacccatgccccctgcagtggaagtgtggagccctaaccactggaccgccagggaattccattcagctccttcatctgtaaaatggggagagcaCCCACCCAAAAGACAAGGTATACAAGGGGGCCTGACAAGGAGCagggactcaataaatgtcaTCATTACCTCCCTTACGGCAAGTCTCACCAGACAATAGCCTGGCTGTGGACATGCACCTTCCGCCAACTGGCCCTGACTTGGATTTCTTAACAGTATGAGGGAGATCAGAATTTGAATGAGAGGGTGACTGGGGACAAAAGGGTAGAAACGGAAGTTCCTACAAAGAACCCCACACCTCTGCGCCCAGTATTCTAGCAGGTTTCCAGTATGACTCCAACCCTAACTTAAGGGTCCCCTCCCCACCGGGACCAAACTCATCACAGTCTCTCCAGGTCACCAACAGGCTTCATGACCGGCAGGATACACTTTTCAGATCTGGAAATAAGTTCATCCGAAGGCTAGATGGTGTGGCGGCAGGAATGGAGGAGGACAGCAGTAACGCAGATAAAATGACCTCATTACGTGCCCGAAATGCACTGGTACCACATGCTCGAGTGGGGCGCCACCTGCCAAGACAGAGACATTCTATATACAGAGACACAGGACGCTGGAAGAACTGCCTGGTCTCAGGCAGTGTAGAACACACTTCATGGATCGTCTCCAGACTCCAGGTAGCTCTAGATCCTAATGCAAGTAACAGTGAATGGATCCGGAAGGCTCCAAGCCACAGCCAGGGGTGGCTGGGCTCCTCCCCAGTGGACCACTGACAAAGCCTTTCTCCTTCCGCTCCCCAAAGTAAAACCAGGCCGCGAGTCACCCTGGACACCGTGAATGGGCGCTGATTTATTTATTAGACTCGAGTGCTTTAGTACAGAACAGTACAGAGATGATACATGTTTGTGCTTCAATACTTTCAAACACTGAGATTCTGATAATTTCAAGGTGAACAAGTTTCAAGACagactagctttttttttttttaaatatccttttgataaattatttttatataaataacagagaaaggaaaaccgACATGTCGGACAAACAAGGTCCTGAAGCATGAGCATCGATCGTTTGGTCAAGGGCAGGGGACAAAACAAGCAGTAACAAGAAGAAACAAACCAAGGCAGGTCCCTACAGTCTGTCCTAAGGAAATGAGATCTTGTaagggggggaagggagacagaCCTGAAAACTAATCTGAGTGCAAAGGGGAGATTTCAAAGCCTTGAGAAGAGAATGCCACGATGCATCTAACGGGGCGGGTGAGGAGTATATTCTGAAAGGGAAGCGAGGGCTGCGGAGAACTAGCACACAGCACGTTTGCAATGACGATGCCACAAGACAGTAATATACACACACGGTTTGCAGGGGctaagggggtgggtgggggtgggcgcgGGACATTTTTGTGACTTCCACTGTTCATTATAGTTCACAACAGCAGCAGAACAAATAGTGCGCTCCCTTCCGGAGAACGAGCTGCTGAGTCCTGAGGGCGACGAGACGTCCTTCCTGCATTTGCTTCTTTAATGTCTGCATCAGAGCTAAGCCTTATACAGCTACGTTTTTATACAGAGAATAAAATGATCGTTTTCTCTTACAAGCACGACGACATATGACCCCACACTACACAAAATAAAGTATTAGCAAGTATCTTAAACGGAGGATAACCTGAGTGGGATCAGGGCCTGGATAAATCCACTGGGCTACTCTTCAGGTGGTTTGAAGTGTCAGGGGCACAGACAGTGCTCTACAGGAAAGGGACCTCTGACCAGGAGCCTGCGGAACTCACTCTGCTCTGGTTCACTCCTGTCCCGTGAGCTCTACCCAGGCTGACCCTGCTGAGAGCAGCTCTGTCGGGGGTGGTGCCTGGGGAAAGATGGCATCTGGTCTGAAGGACCAGGTCTGACTGCTTCTCCAAGGGACCCAGGTCCCCGATGGGAGCTTGCTCCTCACTCATCTGGGGACAGTGACAGACCACAGAACAGGATCACAGCGCTGCGGCAGCGGCCAGGGAGGGAGCCACGACAGGCACCCAGCCTGACTTCCCGTGGACGCCCCCAGCCCCTACCTCCAgcacgggggagggggggaatgaGCCCCCTGGGGAGAGCAGAGGTCGACTCCAGCTCAAACCTCTCGAGATGTCATCTGAGCTTCACTTCCAAGCTTATCTGGATCAGAGCTGGCACTGAGGGGTAGGAACTGGAGTGAAGGTAACAGATTAATCCTCAGTTTAAAATACTCCCAAAACGGACATCTCAGTGATTCCCAACAAGAACAGGAACAATCCCAAACGGGTTTTTAAAAACACCCAAACATCTACCTTCCCATACGCAAGCAATGTGCACACATCACGCTGGCTTATGTACAAGGTCATAAAATCATGACCAATGGGGAGCAGGTGTCCATTCATCATCCTAAGCAGTTCAGAAACCCTCCAGCAGCACGTCCCTCACACCGAACATCTCCAGGATACATCTAGAaggtactctttttttaaaaaaaaacacaatgcaTTATTTTGTTTCAAACGAGAAGAGGGCATCACCAAACACGAGAACGCAGCTGGCGACAGTGCCGGCCGGGcgtgcagggctggggcaggcgATGGAGGGAGAAGGGGGTCAGCAAAGGAACCGAGGCGGTCAGCGGTGGTCAGGGCTGCGAGCACTCTGGGGAGAGGGTTCGTTTTTTGGAGGCGTGGCTTATTTTTTAACTGCTTATTTCTTCGTCTGTTTTATTCAGTTTCTTCAGCGTGTCCAGCAGTTTCTGTGGGGTGAGAATGTGCGTGGATCCTGGAGGAAGGCA
Proteins encoded in this region:
- the CFAP157 gene encoding cilia- and flagella-associated protein 157 yields the protein MAPKKKAGKGAKEPEVKKKKGGKKDPSLANKPMEMPIGEEIREFYHIQIRDLEDRLARYQQKWDELAVQEKLFRQEFEQLANNKKEIVAYLRRTLNQRVDEITNLNEQLQSLQLAKEMEKDAFEAQLAQVRHEFQETKDQLTTENIILGGKLAALEEFRLQKEEVMEKFMLLEDQLRKQENEHKDYVYTLEKKSVLDADRLKKEIIQRVNLVATEFRKVATSQMGDTTKRAIMENNTMTLQLAKISRQGMQLLQENEQLRGDQDNLCRQLELLENSQKVMARHSRGHQKIILMLTEKCRELQQGTAEAKQLRLLLSQLEQSLTQLQKDNQALRSQREQLNLQLERQQTEGQRLQQELAEEQKVRASLETALAQATAFLQDIVQMQPDKEDGDFDDFRLQCKEMLKHLLVMLSSAVVLSPQMAVAPRRESQSCGPPKERRYSTQPLKTGPLLQQLSSVTPYQLGDLGLVPRRIHIPPNPEDLRLLSHTTRVGNLWAHSSPEIHTSGSPKRFKKFSLPKVSLLSK